A portion of the Eulemur rufifrons isolate Redbay chromosome 30, OSU_ERuf_1, whole genome shotgun sequence genome contains these proteins:
- the GLOD5 gene encoding glyoxalase domain-containing protein 5 translates to MLCLLSSRLLVRMWGRTSEKQSWRYSSQTPPRCLIHRLDHIVMTVKSIKDTTMFYSKILGMEVTTFKEDRKALCFGDQKFNLHEVGKEFEPKAAHAVPGSLDICLITEVPLEQMIQHLKACDVPIEEGPVPRTGAKGPIMSIYFRDPDRNLIEVSNYISS, encoded by the exons ATGCTGTGCCTTCTGTCCTCCAGGCTGCTAGTCAGGATGTGGGGCAGGACTTCGGAGAAACAG tcatggaGGTACAGCAGTCAGACACCTCCCCGCTGTCTCATCCATAGACTTGACCACATCGTGATGACAGTAAAGAGCATTAAAGACACCACCATGTTTTATTCCAAGATCCTGGGCATGGAGGTCACAACTTTCAAG GAAGACCGAAAAGCACTGTGTTTTGGAGACCAGAAATTTAACCTCCATGAGGTGGGAAAGGAATTTGAACCCAAAGCCGCTCATGCAGTTCCTGGCTCCCTGGATATATGTCTGATCACAGAGGTGCCTTTGGAGCAAATGATCCAGCACCTCAAG GCTTGTGATGTCCCCATTGAGGAGGGTCCAGTCCCCAGAACGGGGGCAAAAGGGCCTATTATGTCCATCTACTTCCGGGACCCTGACAGAAATCTGATTGAGGTATCCAACTACATATCATCATGA